The proteins below are encoded in one region of Fervidicoccaceae archaeon:
- a CDS encoding lysylphosphatidylglycerol synthase domain-containing protein: protein MTISTKAIAALLVSSLTVVTAYVIFSLALRVNPLEALSEVGIFGAASVFAGLTVGELVRALRLYLLVHFVGARASLSSALTARLLGNLSGLLSPGSIAAEPTRVAVLISLNRIEVEKAFAAGLLESFYDAVVLSALTLAVGVIMLPKTAFAVLVSALLLIVWVAGLVATAREESPMLRLLERLARRFPRISGELSRRYAYFARVLSRTMGLSLHAAAFFTTLLAQYAQALGLAALLKYSPGEGPPAEPSSLVLLVGALSSTYVMSVMPTPGGSGFFELGLAAFLGERITVTWRALFLLFTVSGALASSFPLFRARRDLLRRALESLYLAEKPAGSTERDPRGTRKLRASLRPTKRAYAPSWHSNNLPAARQEG, encoded by the coding sequence TTGACTATCTCGACTAAAGCCATAGCAGCGCTTCTGGTCAGCTCGCTCACGGTTGTAACCGCGTATGTTATCTTCTCGCTGGCGTTGCGCGTAAATCCGCTCGAAGCGCTCTCCGAGGTGGGAATCTTCGGAGCCGCTTCGGTCTTCGCGGGACTGACGGTGGGCGAGCTCGTTAGAGCGTTAAGGTTATATCTTTTGGTGCACTTCGTCGGAGCCCGCGCATCCCTCTCGAGCGCGCTAACGGCGAGGCTGCTTGGCAACCTCTCCGGCCTCTTGAGCCCTGGCAGTATAGCGGCCGAGCCGACCAGAGTCGCGGTTTTGATCTCGCTTAATAGGATCGAGGTGGAAAAGGCGTTCGCGGCTGGACTGCTGGAGTCGTTCTATGATGCGGTCGTTCTCTCGGCGCTCACGTTAGCGGTAGGAGTGATCATGCTCCCCAAGACCGCGTTTGCCGTGCTAGTCTCCGCTCTACTGCTCATTGTGTGGGTAGCAGGCCTCGTGGCGACTGCGCGCGAGGAGAGCCCGATGCTCAGGCTACTCGAAAGACTCGCAAGGAGATTCCCCCGCATCAGCGGGGAGCTCTCGCGGAGATACGCTTACTTTGCAAGGGTTCTCTCGAGAACCATGGGACTGAGTTTGCACGCGGCCGCTTTCTTCACCACCCTCTTGGCCCAGTATGCCCAGGCGCTGGGATTGGCCGCGTTGCTCAAGTACTCGCCCGGAGAGGGGCCACCTGCGGAGCCTTCTTCTCTGGTGCTGCTAGTTGGGGCTTTGTCGTCGACCTACGTGATGAGCGTCATGCCAACGCCCGGGGGCAGCGGCTTCTTTGAGTTAGGCCTAGCCGCTTTTCTGGGGGAAAGGATCACGGTGACTTGGAGAGCCCTCTTTCTCTTATTTACGGTTAGCGGAGCCCTCGCGTCCTCCTTCCCCTTATTCAGAGCTAGGAGGGACCTGCTAAGGAGGGCCCTCGAGTCGCTCTATCTCGCGGAGAAGCCCGCGGGCTCAACCGAGAGAGACCCGAGAGGAACAAGAAAACTTCGCGCCTCCCTTAGACCGACTAAGAGAGCGTATGCTCCATCATGGCACTCAAATAATTTGCCCGCAGCTCGACAGGAGGGGTAG
- the map gene encoding type II methionyl aminopeptidase: MEIIDEEVLKKIALAGKILATVKREARGLIKPHRSYLEIAEKIESRIRELGGEPAFPCNLSWGSEAAHYSPLLDDTRTVPPEGIMKVDVGVHIDGYPVDAAFSVDLSGENQLLIQAVEEALERALEVVGPGVKVKIIGEVIEHTLKRYGVKPVRNLAGHTMSRYRLHAGLSIPNTSSGGSGSLGPGTIVALEPFATTGIGYVVNGDAVTIFSFTKPYVKAKDGGRDDIFANIYSQRSTLPFTERWYARLGDLASFRKGLADLRKKKYLTEYPVLIEATGHQVSQAEETVVILKNEAIVVTR; encoded by the coding sequence GTGGAAATTATAGATGAAGAAGTCTTGAAGAAGATTGCGTTGGCTGGTAAAATCCTCGCTACAGTCAAGAGAGAGGCTAGAGGGCTCATCAAGCCTCACCGCAGCTATCTCGAGATAGCTGAGAAGATAGAGAGCCGCATAAGGGAGCTTGGAGGCGAGCCGGCCTTTCCTTGCAATCTGAGTTGGGGGAGCGAGGCTGCTCACTACTCTCCTCTCCTCGACGATACGAGGACTGTGCCTCCCGAGGGAATAATGAAGGTGGACGTTGGAGTGCATATAGACGGCTACCCCGTTGACGCTGCCTTCAGCGTAGACCTCTCGGGCGAGAATCAACTGTTGATCCAAGCCGTTGAGGAGGCTCTGGAGAGGGCTCTCGAGGTGGTCGGGCCCGGTGTCAAGGTGAAAATTATCGGTGAGGTTATCGAGCATACGCTAAAGCGATATGGCGTGAAGCCCGTGAGGAACCTAGCCGGTCACACTATGTCGAGATACAGGCTTCACGCGGGACTCAGCATTCCGAACACGAGTAGCGGGGGGTCAGGCTCCTTAGGGCCGGGGACCATAGTAGCTTTGGAGCCCTTCGCCACGACGGGGATCGGTTATGTGGTCAATGGCGACGCCGTCACGATCTTCTCCTTTACTAAGCCCTACGTTAAGGCGAAAGATGGGGGGCGAGATGATATTTTCGCAAATATTTACTCACAGAGATCAACTCTGCCGTTCACCGAGCGATGGTATGCCAGGCTCGGCGATCTTGCGAGCTTCAGAAAAGGCCTCGCCGATCTCCGCAAGAAGAAGTACCTGACCGAGTATCCCGTATTGATAGAAGCGACGGGCCATCAGGTCTCTCAGGCGGAGGAAACCGTTGTGATCTTAAAGAACGAGGCGATAGTAGTAACCAGGTGA